CGCCTCGCCCGTGTCCGTCCTCGACCTCGCGCCCGTCGTCCCCGTCGTCGTCCTGCACGACGCGGCGGACGCGGTTCCCCTCGCCCGCGCCCTTGTCGCCGGCGGTCTGCCCGCGATCGAGGTCACCCTGCGCACGGAAGCCGCGCTCGACGCGATACGGGCCGTGGCGGCGGACGTGCCGGGCGCGGTGGTGGGCGCCGGCACGGTCCTCACACCCGGGCAGGTGACCGCGGCGGTCGGGGCGGGGGCGCGGTTCCTGGTGAGCCCCGGCTGGACGGACCGGTTGCTGGATTCGATGCGGGCGGCGGGGGTGCCGTTCCTGCCGGGGGTGTCGACGGCCTCGGAAGTCGTGACGCTGCTGGAGCGCGGAGTGCGCGAGATGAAGTTCTTCCCCGCCGAGGCCGCGGGCGGGGTGCCCTATCTGCGGTCGCTGTCCGCGCCGTTGCCCACGGCCCGCTTCTGTCCCACGGGCGGCATCGGGCCCGGCTCGG
The window above is part of the Streptomyces syringium genome. Proteins encoded here:
- the eda gene encoding bifunctional 4-hydroxy-2-oxoglutarate aldolase/2-dehydro-3-deoxy-phosphogluconate aldolase, which codes for MTVAVHVGRGEDARVTRAAVPASPVSVLDLAPVVPVVVLHDAADAVPLARALVAGGLPAIEVTLRTEAALDAIRAVAADVPGAVVGAGTVLTPGQVTAAVGAGARFLVSPGWTDRLLDSMRAAGVPFLPGVSTASEVVTLLERGVREMKFFPAEAAGGVPYLRSLSAPLPTARFCPTGGIGPGSAPAYLALPNVGCVGGTWMLPAEAIRDRDWARIEELARAASALRG